In the genome of Prosthecobacter dejongeii, the window GACGACGTAAAAGACCAAGCTGCAGGCGGTGGCACCCAGCAAGGTCTGGAGGATACCGGCCTGACCCCGCATCTGGTGGGCAGCCCAGGCCGCCACTCCGTAAAGGACATGCATGAGGTAAACTTCAGGGTGGCCTGCACCCATGGCCAGGAACTGTCCGCCCATGGCGACGAAGTCGATGCCCACCAGCATCAGCGGCCAGGCCCACCAGGGGATAGTGCCGCGCGGGAAAACCAGCGTGCCAGTGAAGGCAAGGGCCATCCAGGGGGAGAAGTTGGGCAGCAGGCTCATGCCGTCTGAATTTAGCTTCATCCATTTCAGGCCAAGGGCGAGCAGGGCGAGCAGCAGGGGCACCCAGAGAAGGGGAGCAGTGGCACGGGAATCAGACTTCATGAATGGCAGAATAGAGGCTCTTAAGGGGGATGCAACATCTTCACAGCTTCTCCGGCTCCTGAAGGAGCTGGGCCACACGCGAGAGTAAGCGACCTGCCCCCCCACCATCCAGAATGCGGTGGTCAAAACTGAGGGTCAGCTCGGCCTCAGTGACGGGGATGAATTGCTTCACCTCCTCACTCCAACGAGGTACTTTACTGCCTGCACCGAGGCCGAGAACGAGATTCTGCTCGGGCAGAGGAATGGGAGTGGCCCAGACGATGCCAAAAGTGCCAAAGTTGGTGACGGTGGCGATACCAGGCCGATTCACATCCATGGGCAGACGCCGCGCGCGTGCTTGCTCCACCAGTTTATTGTAAGTAGGCACCAGTTGCACCAGCGGGGTTTTTTCCACCTCGCGCAATACAGGGACAAGCACGCCATCTTCGACTTCAACTGCGAAACCAATATCAATGGCCCGGGGATGAACGATGCGACTGCCGATAAGGCGTCCAGCAACTGCGGTGTTTTCGGCTAAGGCTAGAGCCAGAGCACGGATGATGTAAAGAGCTGGGCCTGGTTTTGGATTGGCCCGTTTACGATGCGATAGAATGGCGTTTAGAATCACTGGACTCCCCACGGTGGCAAGGGGACGGCTCCAGCTACGGCGCATGGAATCCGCCACGGCGATGCGCATGGGAGACGCTGGGGTGAGGCGATGTTGCTCAAGTCCGCGTAGGAAATTCTCAAAATCCTCCACAGTGACGCGGCCGCCTGCTCCTGTGCCTGCAATACCCGCTAAATCAGATGCATTCAGTCCCAGTTCATTCATGCGGGCACGCAT includes:
- a CDS encoding 2-oxo acid dehydrogenase subunit E2, translating into MPTIPILMPQLGESIAEATIVRILIEPGQQIEAGTDIFEVETNKATMAVSSPCAGHVSIITAQVQKSYAVGSNLASFDVSEEDAQSMGFTESPPVVSLSTPTSMPSADSLHFQFNEEDNITGYQPKVEPVVGGALPVPAGATGASYISPRMRARMNELGLNASDLAGIAGTGAGGRVTVEDFENFLRGLEQHRLTPASPMRIAVADSMRRSWSRPLATVGSPVILNAILSHRKRANPKPGPALYIIRALALALAENTAVAGRLIGSRIVHPRAIDIGFAVEVEDGVLVPVLREVEKTPLVQLVPTYNKLVEQARARRLPMDVNRPGIATVTNFGTFGIVWATPIPLPEQNLVLGLGAGSKVPRWSEEVKQFIPVTEAELTLSFDHRILDGGGAGRLLSRVAQLLQEPEKL
- a CDS encoding DUF6580 family putative transport protein; its protein translation is MKSDSRATAPLLWVPLLLALLALGLKWMKLNSDGMSLLPNFSPWMALAFTGTLVFPRGTIPWWAWPLMLVGIDFVAMGGQFLAMGAGHPEVYLMHVLYGVAAWAAHQMRGQAGILQTLLGATACSLVFYVVTNVLSWWTMPEYSKSLEGLVQALTIGLPGFPPTWVFLRNSLLSDLGFSALLLIAFNAEAKVRSAPTLRWATVAA